The Deltaproteobacteria bacterium CG11_big_fil_rev_8_21_14_0_20_42_23 genome has a segment encoding these proteins:
- a CDS encoding isoprenoid biosynthesis protein ElbB — protein sequence MKKKIGVILSGCGFKDGSEIHEATCALLAIDKAGAEAVCFAPNINQRMHVNHLDGEQVPNARNVLQESARIARGHIADLHTANADELDALVMPGGAGAAMNLSTFAQEGENCEVNEDLLHLIEQMHIRHKPIAAICIAPATLAKALQDIGVSATLTIGDDAETAKKITAMGHSHENCRAVDCVIDRDKNIVTTPAYMNAKSIGEVWSGVEKLVDAVVKMIS from the coding sequence ATGAAGAAGAAAATTGGGGTAATCCTTTCTGGGTGCGGGTTTAAAGATGGTTCTGAAATTCATGAAGCAACGTGTGCTTTGCTTGCCATTGATAAAGCTGGCGCCGAAGCGGTGTGCTTTGCACCAAACATAAATCAACGCATGCATGTCAACCACTTGGATGGTGAACAAGTGCCAAATGCACGGAATGTTTTGCAAGAGTCTGCTCGCATTGCGCGAGGGCACATCGCAGATCTTCACACCGCGAATGCTGATGAACTAGATGCACTGGTAATGCCCGGCGGAGCAGGCGCCGCAATGAATTTAAGCACTTTTGCGCAAGAAGGTGAAAACTGTGAAGTGAATGAAGATCTGTTGCACCTGATTGAACAAATGCACATTCGCCACAAACCCATTGCTGCCATTTGCATTGCGCCGGCAACGCTTGCAAAAGCACTTCAAGATATTGGTGTCTCTGCAACCCTTACCATTGGCGATGATGCCGAGACAGCAAAGAAAATTACAGCGATGGGTCATAGTCATGAAAACTGCAGAGCCGTTGATTGCGTTATTGATCGCGACAAAAATATTGTCACCACACCAGCCTACATGAATGCAAAATCAATTGGGGAAGTGTGGAGCGGAGTTGAAAAACTCGTTGATGCCGTGGTGAAAATGATTTCGTAA
- the priA gene encoding primosomal protein N', translated as MRYADIAIPAKVFYAFTYLIPDAMQLSVGSLVEVPFRNKKMMGIVTKLHDETPLHFAKSLKHISTCISKNPLMHEALVNFVLWIAKYYCAPVGETFRTALPKRILEATDLNATRVTVPHELRSFKADSSLTLLPEQAEVVQTILQSINEEKKKPFLIEGITGSGKTEVYLQICEHILSNGGQAIFLVPEIGLTPQTASRVINRFGEQVAVYHSELTDAQRQAQWLRMKTGEANIAIGTRSALFAPFENLQAIIIDEEHDGSYKQEEGGVHYHARDAAVMRAHLENALIVLGSATPSLESYFNALNGKYHLLRLTKRATGAVLPKVELIDLKDKSHRKDEEALSLSTPLLNELGKTLARKEQAILFLNRRGFAHFILCEDCGHVYECPNCKISLTYHERKNHLLCHYCDYSISTPKTCASCKSENLTPVGAGTERLEGEIADLFPDARVARLDRDTLQKRETRTKIFKQMRNHEIDVLIGTQLITKGHDFPGVTLVGIISADAVLGLPDFRSSERTFQLITQVSGRAGRGDKPGKVIVQTYQPEHPSLLHAKEHNFVSFFEEERQSREDLFYPPFGRIANIKFLGNDEQKVIRASRFIADSLRKTFSHNEALSLLGPAPAPLEKIRGKFRWHILLKSKQTSLLSEVITQMQIHLMPKLPSGVRMNVDIDPMQLL; from the coding sequence ATGCGTTATGCCGACATTGCCATTCCAGCCAAGGTTTTTTACGCCTTCACCTACTTAATTCCAGATGCCATGCAGCTTTCTGTTGGAAGCTTGGTTGAAGTTCCCTTTCGCAACAAAAAAATGATGGGCATTGTTACTAAACTGCACGATGAAACACCGCTGCATTTTGCAAAATCGTTGAAACACATTTCTACTTGCATCAGCAAAAATCCACTTATGCATGAAGCGCTGGTGAACTTTGTATTGTGGATCGCAAAGTATTACTGCGCGCCCGTTGGCGAAACGTTTCGCACTGCACTTCCCAAAAGAATTTTGGAAGCAACAGATTTGAATGCAACCCGCGTCACCGTTCCGCACGAACTTCGCAGCTTTAAAGCCGACTCTTCTCTTACCTTGCTTCCAGAACAAGCAGAGGTGGTGCAAACCATTTTGCAGAGCATTAATGAAGAAAAGAAAAAACCTTTTCTCATCGAAGGCATTACTGGAAGTGGAAAAACTGAAGTTTATTTACAAATTTGTGAACATATTTTGAGTAACGGTGGCCAGGCTATTTTTTTGGTTCCCGAAATTGGACTTACTCCACAAACGGCTTCGCGCGTGATAAACCGCTTTGGAGAACAAGTTGCCGTCTATCACTCTGAACTCACCGATGCACAACGCCAAGCACAATGGCTGCGCATGAAAACCGGTGAAGCCAACATTGCCATTGGAACGCGCTCTGCACTTTTTGCTCCGTTTGAAAATTTGCAGGCTATTATTATTGATGAAGAACACGACGGATCGTACAAGCAAGAAGAAGGTGGCGTACATTACCACGCGCGCGATGCCGCCGTTATGCGTGCACATTTAGAAAATGCACTTATTGTTTTGGGCTCGGCAACTCCTTCACTGGAAAGTTATTTCAATGCACTCAATGGAAAATATCATTTGCTTCGTCTCACCAAACGCGCAACTGGAGCTGTTTTGCCAAAGGTTGAATTAATTGACCTCAAAGATAAATCTCATCGCAAAGATGAAGAAGCCCTTTCGCTGAGCACGCCACTTTTAAATGAACTTGGAAAAACACTTGCGCGAAAAGAACAGGCTATTTTGTTTTTGAATCGCAGAGGATTTGCACATTTTATTTTATGTGAAGATTGCGGTCATGTATATGAATGCCCCAATTGTAAAATCTCACTCACCTATCACGAACGAAAAAATCATCTTCTTTGCCACTATTGCGATTACAGCATCAGCACGCCAAAGACTTGTGCAAGTTGCAAAAGTGAAAACCTCACACCGGTTGGTGCTGGTACCGAACGGCTTGAAGGCGAGATTGCAGATTTGTTTCCGGATGCGCGCGTTGCAAGGCTCGATCGCGACACCTTGCAAAAACGAGAAACGCGCACAAAAATTTTCAAGCAAATGCGCAATCATGAAATTGATGTTCTCATCGGCACCCAGCTGATCACCAAGGGGCACGACTTTCCCGGCGTAACTTTGGTTGGCATCATTTCAGCTGATGCTGTTTTGGGCTTGCCAGATTTTAGATCGAGCGAGCGCACGTTTCAGCTGATCACGCAAGTTTCTGGCCGCGCTGGCCGTGGTGACAAACCTGGAAAAGTTATTGTACAAACATACCAGCCAGAACATCCCAGCTTGCTTCACGCCAAAGAACACAACTTCGTTTCATTTTTTGAAGAAGAGCGCCAAAGCCGCGAAGATCTTTTTTATCCTCCGTTTGGTCGCATTGCCAACATCAAGTTTTTGGGAAATGATGAACAAAAAGTAATTCGTGCCAGCCGCTTTATTGCCGACAGCTTACGCAAAACCTTTTCACACAATGAAGCGCTAAGCCTTTTGGGGCCTGCACCAGCGCCGCTTGAAAAAATACGAGGAAAATTCCGCTGGCACATTTTGCTGAAGTCAAAACAAACAAGCCTACTCTCTGAAGTGATCACTCAAATGCAAATCCACCTCATGCCAAAACTCCCCTCCGGCGTCAGAATGAACGTAGACATTGATCCAATGCAGTTGTTGTAA
- a CDS encoding methionyl-tRNA formyltransferase — MKIVFMGSATFALPTLHKLVESEHHIVEVVCQPDKPAGRGYETHACPVAEYCKKVGLNLYQPKSLKTTDVYEHLAAHNADVFVVVAYGKLLPKNILDLPKHGCVNIHASILPKYRGAAPINWAIINGESETGVCTMLLDEGMDTGDILLFCATEITDCETAQSLHDHLAPIGADLLMQTLEELQKGEVKPIPQDDSLASYAPILTKELGHIDWNKSSDEIYNRIRGLTPWPGAYCFINNKRLRLHEVAPTHETHQEKPGTILECDESLSIACGKGKLYLLEVQLEGKKKMSAKDFLHGHALNEGDVLG, encoded by the coding sequence ATGAAAATAGTTTTCATGGGCTCTGCAACCTTTGCACTCCCTACCCTTCACAAACTTGTTGAATCTGAGCATCACATCGTTGAAGTAGTGTGCCAGCCGGATAAACCCGCTGGACGCGGCTACGAGACGCATGCTTGTCCCGTTGCAGAATACTGCAAAAAAGTTGGCCTCAATCTCTATCAACCAAAAAGTTTGAAAACGACAGATGTTTATGAACACTTGGCAGCACACAACGCCGACGTATTTGTGGTAGTTGCCTATGGAAAACTCTTGCCGAAAAATATTTTAGATTTGCCCAAGCATGGCTGCGTCAATATTCATGCATCAATCCTGCCCAAGTATCGCGGCGCGGCGCCCATCAACTGGGCCATCATCAACGGCGAAAGTGAAACAGGCGTTTGTACCATGCTGCTTGATGAAGGCATGGACACCGGCGATATTTTACTTTTTTGCGCAACTGAAATTACTGACTGCGAAACCGCGCAAAGCTTGCATGACCACTTAGCGCCTATTGGTGCGGATTTGCTGATGCAAACTTTAGAAGAACTGCAAAAAGGCGAAGTAAAACCCATCCCGCAAGATGATAGCCTCGCAAGCTATGCGCCCATTCTCACCAAAGAACTTGGGCACATCGATTGGAACAAATCTTCAGACGAAATTTACAATCGCATTCGAGGCCTCACGCCGTGGCCCGGCGCATACTGCTTCATCAACAACAAACGCCTTCGCCTGCACGAAGTGGCACCCACTCATGAAACACACCAAGAAAAACCGGGCACCATTTTAGAGTGTGATGAAAGTTTGTCCATTGCGTGTGGAAAAGGCAAACTGTACCTCTTGGAAGTGCAACTAGAAGGCAAAAAGAAAATGTCGGCCAAAGATTTCTTACACGGCCACGCCTTAAACGAAGGCGATGTTTTGGGGTGA
- the def gene encoding peptide deformylase, translated as MAILPIALYPHPLLSQKAAEVEKVDDKIRQLLTDMADTMYEANGVGLAAPQVAVSLRCVVIDTGPVSESNPQALGLLKMVNPAITHASGEIVWEEGCLSLPEFLIEETRHAEVTCSYLNEKGEGKTLSAKGLLAVAIQHEIDHLDGKLIIDDISSIKKDLYITKIKKGKIVPKYKVI; from the coding sequence ATGGCTATTCTTCCTATTGCACTTTATCCACATCCTCTGCTTTCGCAGAAGGCTGCAGAAGTTGAGAAAGTTGACGATAAAATTCGTCAGCTGCTCACCGACATGGCTGATACCATGTACGAGGCAAATGGTGTGGGCCTTGCTGCACCTCAAGTTGCTGTCTCTTTGCGCTGCGTTGTTATTGATACTGGCCCTGTTTCTGAAAGCAATCCGCAAGCTCTTGGCCTTTTGAAAATGGTGAATCCTGCTATCACGCATGCAAGTGGTGAAATTGTGTGGGAAGAAGGCTGCCTCTCTCTTCCTGAATTTCTCATAGAGGAAACTCGACATGCTGAAGTAACCTGCAGCTATCTCAACGAAAAAGGTGAAGGAAAAACCTTATCAGCAAAAGGTTTGCTGGCAGTTGCCATTCAACATGAAATTGATCACCTGGATGGAAAACTGATCATTGATGACATCAGCAGCATTAAAAAAGACCTGTATATTACAAAAATTAAAAAGGGAAAAATCGTTCCGAAATATAAAGTGATCTAA